One genomic region from Nocardioides plantarum encodes:
- a CDS encoding GTP pyrophosphokinase — translation MTAAGSYVDFFSALAGPEATDRDPDVVMREVQARLGRFRQQYKFGMDEVLTKITILREEFEETQGYGPIEHVKTRLKTLDSLLAKATRLGVPPDLEAIRGTIRDIAGIRVTCAFVDDTYRLAEMLTRQPDLTVLQTKDYIASPKANGYQSLHLIVQVPVFLSDRTVQVPVEVQIRTIAMDFWASVEHQVYYKYDGAVPSHLRETLRQVAAIATDLDDQMGRLREEVRTLGPT, via the coding sequence GTGACCGCAGCCGGCAGCTACGTCGACTTCTTCTCCGCCCTGGCCGGGCCCGAGGCCACCGACCGCGACCCCGACGTCGTGATGCGCGAGGTCCAGGCCCGTCTGGGCCGGTTCCGCCAGCAGTACAAGTTCGGCATGGACGAGGTGCTGACCAAGATCACGATCCTGCGCGAGGAGTTCGAGGAGACGCAGGGCTACGGCCCGATCGAGCACGTCAAGACCCGGTTGAAGACCCTCGACAGCCTGCTGGCCAAGGCGACCCGGCTCGGCGTGCCGCCCGACCTCGAGGCGATCCGCGGCACCATCCGCGACATCGCCGGCATCCGGGTGACCTGCGCCTTCGTCGACGACACCTACCGCCTGGCCGAGATGCTCACCCGACAGCCGGACCTCACGGTGCTGCAGACCAAGGACTACATCGCCTCGCCCAAGGCCAACGGCTACCAGAGCCTGCACCTGATCGTGCAGGTGCCGGTCTTCCTCTCCGACCGCACCGTGCAGGTGCCGGTCGAGGTGCAGATCCGCACCATCGCGATGGACTTCTGGGCCTCGGTCGAGCACCAGGTCTACTACAAGTACGACGGCGCGGTGCCGTCCCACCTGCGCGAGACCCTGCGCCAGGTCGCGGCGATCGCCACCGACCTCGACGACCAGATGGGGCGCCTGCGCGAGGAGGTCCGGACGCTCGGTCCGACCTGA
- a CDS encoding LysR family transcriptional regulator, which translates to MALDPRRLLILRDVARAGSISAAARELGWTQPAVSQHLARLEREAGVPLLLRGPGGVTPTEAGSVLLRRADVVAAELHAAEEELAALTHLRAGRVRLVAFPSAAATLVPDAIGALAADHPDVEVGLDEAEPPEALAAVAAGDADLALVFGYDGPPLGLGALVWQRLLDEPVHLVVPPGRRGPGRGGLAALADADWIGGCVRCRTHLVACCEDAGFTPTVRHTTDDYVVVQNLVARGLGVTVLPASALAAYRHPDVRVVPMPSLGRRHVGLAFRPGADAVPATAALVARLAVVAG; encoded by the coding sequence ATGGCTCTGGACCCGCGTCGCCTCCTCATCCTGCGCGACGTGGCCCGGGCGGGCTCGATCAGCGCGGCCGCCCGGGAGCTCGGCTGGACCCAGCCCGCGGTCAGCCAGCACCTGGCCCGTCTCGAGCGCGAGGCCGGCGTCCCGCTGCTGCTGCGAGGCCCCGGCGGGGTCACGCCCACCGAGGCCGGCAGCGTCCTGCTGCGGCGCGCCGACGTCGTCGCCGCCGAGCTCCACGCCGCCGAGGAGGAGCTCGCGGCGCTGACCCACCTGCGCGCGGGCCGGGTGCGCCTGGTCGCGTTCCCGTCCGCCGCCGCGACCCTGGTGCCCGACGCGATCGGGGCCCTGGCCGCCGACCACCCCGACGTCGAGGTCGGCCTCGACGAGGCGGAACCGCCCGAGGCCCTGGCTGCGGTGGCCGCGGGCGACGCCGACCTCGCGCTCGTCTTCGGGTACGACGGCCCGCCGCTCGGTCTCGGCGCCCTGGTCTGGCAGCGACTGCTGGACGAGCCGGTGCACCTGGTCGTCCCGCCCGGGCGGCGCGGTCCCGGCCGCGGCGGCTTGGCCGCGCTCGCCGACGCCGACTGGATCGGCGGCTGCGTCCGCTGCCGCACCCACCTCGTGGCCTGCTGCGAGGACGCCGGCTTCACCCCGACCGTCCGTCACACGACCGACGACTACGTGGTGGTGCAGAACCTCGTCGCCCGCGGCCTGGGCGTCACGGTCCTCCCGGCGTCGGCGCTGGCGGCCTACCGGCACCCCGACGTACGCGTCGTGCCGATGCCCTCGCTCGGTCGCCGGCACGTCGGGCTCGCCTTCCGGCCCGGGGCCGACGCCGTACCGGCGACCGCCGCGCTGGTCGCGCGGCTGGCAGTCGTCGCCGGCTGA
- a CDS encoding aspartate/glutamate racemase family protein has translation MKTIGLVGGMSWHSTVTYYRLINEQVAARLGGHASARISLQSLDFADVRDCQVRGDWAGSAELLADATRRCVAGGADLVGLCTNLMHKNFAALEGAAAESDVPAVHIADAVAAVAQRHGWTTLGLLGARWVMEETFYAERLATHGISVVVPDAAGRELVDRVVFDEITQGIFRDESRAAYVDVMRDLSARGADAVVLACTEIGLLVDAADAPLPVIDSAVAHASLLVDLALDDAALPVG, from the coding sequence ATGAAGACCATCGGCCTCGTCGGCGGCATGTCCTGGCACTCGACCGTGACCTACTACCGGCTGATCAACGAGCAGGTCGCAGCCCGCCTCGGAGGTCACGCCTCGGCGCGGATCTCCCTGCAGTCGCTCGACTTCGCCGACGTCCGCGACTGCCAGGTCCGTGGCGACTGGGCCGGCTCGGCCGAGCTGCTCGCCGACGCCACCCGCCGCTGCGTCGCCGGCGGCGCCGACCTCGTCGGCCTGTGCACCAACCTGATGCACAAGAACTTCGCGGCCCTCGAGGGTGCCGCAGCCGAGTCCGACGTGCCCGCCGTCCACATCGCCGACGCCGTCGCCGCGGTCGCGCAGCGCCACGGCTGGACCACCCTCGGCCTGCTCGGCGCCCGCTGGGTGATGGAGGAGACGTTCTACGCCGAGCGCCTCGCCACCCACGGCATCTCCGTCGTCGTGCCCGACGCGGCCGGCCGCGAGCTCGTCGACCGTGTGGTCTTCGACGAGATCACCCAGGGCATCTTCCGCGACGAGTCGCGGGCGGCGTACGTCGACGTGATGCGCGACCTGTCCGCCCGCGGTGCCGACGCGGTCGTGCTGGCCTGCACCGAGATCGGGCTGCTCGTCGACGCCGCCGACGCACCGCTGCCGGTCATCGACTCCGCCGTCGCGCACGCCTCGCTGCTGGTCGACCTGGCCCTGGACGACGCGGCCCTCCCGGTCGGCTGA
- a CDS encoding class I SAM-dependent methyltransferase, producing the protein MSSRPQTRELGRGAVRSNKGDRGVEKRLAALGGLTDVSGTRLLDLGCGDGTYTRRLAARFDHVTGVDVEPERLAMFRAEVAGTPLEDKLVIHQMPGERLDLPDASFDVVTMIEVIEHVASVEETLAEVRRVLVPGGRLLVTTPNTWFPFETHGFFFRGKRRPPQYGPFLTWVPPLHRRMADARTFTRSGLAAQAAAQGLYLVGSDYMMPPFDRSGVGGRIRTVTDRVERSPLKFLGMALVLVFEKT; encoded by the coding sequence GTGAGCAGTCGACCGCAGACGCGCGAGCTGGGGCGCGGAGCGGTCCGGTCCAACAAGGGCGACCGGGGCGTCGAGAAGCGGCTCGCGGCGCTCGGCGGGCTGACCGACGTCAGCGGCACCCGCCTGCTCGACCTCGGGTGCGGTGACGGCACCTACACCCGGCGGCTGGCTGCCCGCTTCGACCACGTCACGGGCGTCGACGTCGAGCCGGAGCGTCTCGCGATGTTCCGTGCCGAGGTGGCCGGCACCCCCCTCGAGGACAAGCTGGTCATCCACCAGATGCCCGGCGAGCGCCTCGACCTCCCTGATGCGTCGTTCGACGTGGTCACCATGATCGAGGTCATCGAGCACGTGGCGTCGGTCGAGGAGACCCTCGCCGAGGTACGCCGGGTGCTCGTCCCCGGCGGACGACTGCTCGTGACCACGCCCAACACGTGGTTCCCGTTCGAGACCCACGGGTTCTTCTTCCGCGGCAAGCGCCGTCCGCCGCAGTACGGCCCGTTCCTGACCTGGGTCCCGCCGCTGCACCGTCGGATGGCCGACGCGAGGACGTTCACGAGATCGGGCCTGGCGGCTCAGGCCGCCGCGCAGGGTCTGTACCTGGTCGGCTCCGACTACATGATGCCGCCGTTCGACCGGTCCGGCGTGGGCGGCCGGATCCGCACCGTGACCGACCGGGTCGAGCGGTCGCCGCTCAAGTTCCTCGGGATGGCGCTCGTGCTCGTCTTCGAGAAGACGTAG
- a CDS encoding aldo/keto reductase, with protein sequence MATTVPTLTLNNGTTIPQLGFGNYQVPPEQTADVVSKALQAGYRHIDTAQMYGNEQETGVAIAASGIPRDELFVTSKLNNGFHRPEDAKREFGETLAKLGLDHIDLFLIHWPLPTLYDGDYVSTWRTLTEFVTEGRARAVGVSNFQPAHLDRIVAETGVVPAVNQIEAHPFFLNDEARAATHRHGALVEAWSPIAQGAVLDDATIAEVASAHDKTPSQVTLRWHVQRGDIIFPKTTSPERMAENFGIFDFELTDAEVASISGLDKGEEGRTGPNPDAFDYVPG encoded by the coding sequence ATGGCTACGACAGTTCCGACCCTGACCCTCAACAACGGCACGACCATCCCCCAGCTGGGATTCGGCAACTACCAGGTCCCCCCGGAGCAGACCGCCGACGTCGTCAGCAAGGCCCTCCAGGCCGGCTACCGACACATCGACACCGCGCAGATGTACGGCAACGAGCAGGAGACCGGCGTCGCGATCGCCGCGTCCGGCATCCCGCGCGACGAGCTCTTCGTCACCAGCAAGCTCAACAACGGCTTCCACCGGCCGGAGGACGCCAAGCGCGAGTTCGGCGAGACCCTGGCCAAGCTCGGCCTCGACCACATCGACCTGTTCCTCATCCACTGGCCCCTGCCGACCCTGTACGACGGCGACTACGTCTCGACGTGGCGCACGCTGACCGAGTTCGTCACCGAGGGCCGCGCCCGCGCGGTCGGCGTCTCCAACTTCCAGCCGGCCCACCTCGACCGGATCGTGGCCGAGACCGGCGTCGTCCCGGCCGTCAACCAGATCGAGGCGCACCCCTTCTTCCTCAACGACGAGGCCCGCGCCGCGACCCACCGCCACGGCGCGCTGGTCGAGGCCTGGTCGCCGATCGCGCAGGGCGCGGTGCTCGACGACGCGACCATCGCCGAGGTCGCCTCGGCCCACGACAAGACGCCGTCGCAGGTGACCCTGCGCTGGCACGTGCAGCGCGGCGACATCATCTTCCCCAAGACGACGTCGCCCGAGCGGATGGCCGAGAACTTCGGCATCTTCGACTTCGAGCTCACCGACGCCGAGGTCGCCTCGATCAGCGGCCTCGACAAGGGCGAGGAGGGTCGCACCGGCCCCAACCCCGACGCGTTCGACTACGTGCCCGGCTGA